The Pelodiscus sinensis isolate JC-2024 chromosome 5, ASM4963464v1, whole genome shotgun sequence genome includes a region encoding these proteins:
- the ALPK1 gene encoding alpha-protein kinase 1 isoform X1, whose protein sequence is MNNQKVVDTLLQECKQALDVLAPNMSEASEEDKREYQQCKASLPDDLRTLIEEAKEMKWPFVPEKWQYKQAIDPEDKTNLQDMISGRLHELLVYLKASIMVKDFGTAAAIVFLIDRFLYWVDASSKLLQIAKGLHKLQPATPIAPQVVIRLARISVNSGKLLKAEYILSRIINDNGATGVWLYDKESDRILVQSVCIQIRGQILQKLGMWNGAAELIWASIVGYFQLPQPDKKGIATSLDILADIFVSMSEEDYNSFKNNSQVDLSLLQEFDHRLLSAAEACKLAAAFSQYTPLFVLTAVNIRGTCLLSYSYSKECPPEKRKFYLSEAKESFEIGLLTKNENDPVTSRQELHSFIKAAFCLTTVHLQLYGESERLCEVRQLCCEALEKLYIYSTSPFTEDQDKGTLAKEIMCLIASVKEHLEVQSFPNSDARSYVPDSYKGGVEKPILHGEVNFEKILEVHSQHHRSVSEEVGSTCRSHETRHREGNMGACITALKTETKNVDTEEKLCGGKGIAKISASQKARRNCKRLGSQKRRKWIRSNVMNISLEEETESKPLDQVTNDEDGRSRSQTSSSLKSWSKLSKSSSSASWEELDCNTSNKLPRDWPQREKGSVDEQCCTASVEFTEENVQVGSLHSLSFKTHHLALQESQDGCSGPSQHSLKNDVLFANRLADTVSASREGLSQETEPERDASKQKAGEANNTESKNNAVPFIDLQGPHSSGPNRSERETISSSLAELESFEMVESRTKDSSRDLSVNHSPTQCSLVEGNVIDAERYKSETDPLSRNNFVWIDPEGDTVDSTEDLSVEPHKPTVAATTYVSNKPTIANDSFVYNWINKSSSEMAGNGSFEMPDIDTQADTEDGWEIAFSNRGSSGNNSLAMNVPRPELNPSGVKMPEDDGLNDCTTTEEDEAEKSRNFWNSSHSSSSSLKSWYKSSHFSSSFSELESPSFLNSSGSSFVFVPGRTKEQILKTRLLEDNDYEKLLSGVEHNWLVQRLETTGLFKTRQLHKAYSALLLKYSKISGLWTGQETAVYIGDYLSVAKEGKQRNAFWIHFLHQEETLGRYVGKQYKEEKGLLHHFSDVERQMTAQYYVTEFNKRLYEQKIPTQIFYIPSAVLLILEDKSIKGCVSVEPYILGEFVKLSNNTKVVKTEYKATEYGLAFGHFSYEFSHGTEVVVDLQGWVTGNGKGLIYLTDPQIHSLNGKDVSHTTNFGEKGIYYFFNNQHIECNEICHCLSLKRPSVAEPN, encoded by the exons CTTCCCTCCCTGATGATCTAAGGACCCTTATTGAAGAGGCAAAGGAAATGAAGTGGCCCTTCGTGCCAGAGAAATGGCAATACAAACAAGCCATAGACCCAGAAGACAAAACAAACCTGCAAGATATGATCAGTGGAAGGCTGCATGAATTACTG GTGTATTTGAAAGCCTCCATCATGGTCAAAGACTTTGGAACAGCAGCTGCTATTGTGTTCCTGATTGACCGATTCTTATATTGGGTGGATGCATCCAGCAAACTTCTTCAGATTGCCAAAGGCCTGCACAAGTTGCAGCCAGCCACGCCAATCGCCCCTCAGGTGGTTATTCGCCTAGCTCGTATCTCTGTAAATTCAG gaaaacttTTAAAAGCTGAGTATATCCTAAGCAGAATTATAAATGACAATGGAGCAACAG GCGTGTGGTTGTATGACAAGGAAAGTGATCGAATTCTTGTTCAGTCAGTCTGTATACAGATCAGAGGACAGATTCTGCAAAAGCTTG GAATGTGGAATGGGGCAGCGGAACTGATTTGGGCTTCAATTGTGGGCTatttccaactccctcagccagATAAAAAG ggaATTGCTACATCATTGGATATTTTGGCTGATATCTTTGTTTCCATGAGTGAGGAAGATTATAACAGTTTTAAAAACAACTCTCAAGTTGACCTG AGCCTTCTCCAGGAGTTTGATCATCGCTTACTGTCAGCTGCTGAAGCCTGCAAGCTGGCAGCTGCCTTCAGCCAGTACACTCCACTTTTTGTGCTCACAGCGGTG AACATCCGTGGCACCTGCTTGTTGTCCTACAGTTACTCCAAAGAATGTCCTCCAGAGAAGAGAAAGTTCTATTTGTCTGAAGCTAAGGAATCCTTTGAAATTGGTCTCCTCACTAAGAATGAAAATGACCCTGTCACTAGCAGGCAGGAGCTTCATAGTTTCATTAAAGCAGCTTTCTGCCTTACAACTGTTCATCTGCAACTCTATGGGGAAAGTGAGAGACTCTGTGAGGTGAGACAGCTGTGTTGCGAAGCTTTGGAGAAACTGTACATTTACAGTACTTCACCATTTACAGAAGATCAAGACAAAGGAACACTTGCCAAGGAGATCATGTGTTTGATTGCATCTGTCAAGGAGCATTTAGAAGTACAAAGCTTCCCTAATTCAGATGCAAGGTCTTATGTTCCTGACAGCTACAAAGGTGGAGTGGAAAAGCCTATCTTGCATGGTGAAGTGAATTTTGAGAAAATCCTTGAAGTACATTCCCAGCATCACAGGTCAGTGAGTGAAGAGGTTGGAAGTACTTGCAGGAGCCATGAAACCAGGCACAGAGAAGGCAATATGGGAGCTTGCATCACTGCCTTAAAAACTGAAACTAAAAATGTAGACACCGAAGAAAAATTGTGCGGTGGTAAGGGCATTGCCAAAATCTCCGCTTCACAAAAAGCAAGAAGAAACTGCAAGAGACTCGGTAGCCAGAAAAGAAGGAAATGGATTCGTTCTAATGTAATGAATATCTCCCTTGAAGAAGAAACGGAGAGCAAGCCATTAGACCAAGTTACAAATGATGAAGATGGCCGAAGCAGGAGTCAAACCTCAAGCTCTTTGAAATCTTGGAGCAAATTGTCGAAATCAAGCTCCTCTGCTAGCTGGGAGGAACTAGATTGTAACACTAGCAATAAGCTGCCCAGAGATTGGCCACAAAGGGAAAAGGGCTCAGTGGACGAGCAGTGTTGCACAGCCTCAGTTGAATTTACAGAGGAAAATGTTCAGGTTGGTAGCCTGCACTCATTGTCCTTCAAAACTCATCATCTCGCTCTTCAAGAGTCACAAGATGGCTGTTCAGGTCCCTCTCAGCATTCATTAAAGAATGATGTACTCTTTGCTAATAGACTGGCAGATACGGTCTCAGCTTCCAGGGAAGGGCTCTCGCAGGAGACAGAACCTGAAAGGGATGCCTCAAAACAGAAAGCAGGGGAAGCCAATAATACAGAGTCCAAGAACAATGCTGTTCCCTTTATAGACTTACAGGGTCCCCATTCTTCTGGTCCCAACAGATCTGAGAGGGAGACGATTTCCTCTTCCTTGGCAGAATTAGAATCCTTTGAAATGGTTGAGTCCAGAACCAAGGACAGCAGTAGAGACCTCAGTGTTAATCACAGCCCTACTCAATGCAGCCTAGTGGAAGGAAATGTAATAGATGCTGAAAGGTATAAAAGTGAAACAGACCCATTATCTAGAAATAATTTTGTATGGATTGACCCAGAAGGAGATACTGTAGACAGTACAGAAGATCTATCAGTTGAACCCCACAAGCCTACTGTGGCTGCTACTACATATGTAAGCAACAAGCCAACAATAGCCAATGATTCCTTTGTATATAACTGGATTAATAAATCATCTTCTGAAATGGCTGGAAATGGGTCTTTTGAAATGCCTGACATTGACACACAGGCAGATACAGAAGATGGATGGGAGATTGCCTTTAGCAATAGAGGGAGCTCAGGAAACAACTCACTGGCCATGAATGTTCCAAGACCTGAACTTAACCCATCAGGGGTGAAGATGCCAGAAGATGATGGCTTGAATGACTGCACTACCACTGAGGAAGATGAAGCGGAAAAGTCCAGGAACTTTTGGAATAGCAGCCACAGCTCAAGCTCCTCTCTGAAATCCTGGTACAAATCATCTCATTTTTCTAGCAGTTTCTCTGAACTAGAGAGTCCTTCATTTCTGAACTCCAGTGGGAGCTCATTTGTCTTTGTGCCTGGGAGAACCAAAGAACAAATCCTGAAAACCCGCCTTTTAGAGGATAATGACTATGAGAAGCTCCTGTCAGGTGTTGAGCATAACTGGCTAGTGCAGAGACTGGAGACTACTGGATTGTTTAAGACTAGACAACTCCATAAAGCATATT CTGCTCTTCTTCTGAAATACTCCAAGATATCTGGGCTGTGGACAGGCCAGGAAACAGCTGTATATATTGGAGACTACCTGAGCGTGGCAAAGGAAGGCAAACAAAGGAATGCGTTTTGGATACACTTTCTGCATCAAGAAGAAACTCTGGGAAG GTATGTTGGGAAACAGTATAAAGAAGAAAAGGGGCTTCTTCACCATTTCAGTGATGTGGAGCGACAAATGACTGCTCAGTACTACGTGACGGAATTCAACAAAAGGCTGTATGAGCAGAAGATCCCAACACAAATCTTTTACATCCCCTCTGCAGTACTCCTG ATCTTAGAAGACAAATCTATCAAAGGATGTGTGAGTGTGGAGCCCTATATTCTGGGAGAGTTTGTGAAGCTATCTAATAACACAAAAGTGGTGAAGACAGAGTACAAAGCCACTGAGTATGGCTTGGCCTTTGGCCACTTCTCCTATGAGTTTTCCCATGGCACAGAGGTGGTTGTCGATTTGCAAG GTTGGGTGACAGGCAATGGAAAAGGCCTCATCTACCTCACAGACCCCCAAATTCATTCTCTTAATGGGAAAGATGTTTCACACACCACCAACTTTGGGGAGAAAGGAATTTATTACTTCTTCAATAATCAACATATTGAGTGCAATGAAATCTGCCATTGTCTTTCTTTAAAGAGGCCTTCAGTAGCAGAACCTAACTAG
- the ALPK1 gene encoding alpha-protein kinase 1 isoform X2 encodes MCLHPTCLRHLRKTRESTSSAKVYLKASIMVKDFGTAAAIVFLIDRFLYWVDASSKLLQIAKGLHKLQPATPIAPQVVIRLARISVNSGKLLKAEYILSRIINDNGATGVWLYDKESDRILVQSVCIQIRGQILQKLGMWNGAAELIWASIVGYFQLPQPDKKGIATSLDILADIFVSMSEEDYNSFKNNSQVDLSLLQEFDHRLLSAAEACKLAAAFSQYTPLFVLTAVNIRGTCLLSYSYSKECPPEKRKFYLSEAKESFEIGLLTKNENDPVTSRQELHSFIKAAFCLTTVHLQLYGESERLCEVRQLCCEALEKLYIYSTSPFTEDQDKGTLAKEIMCLIASVKEHLEVQSFPNSDARSYVPDSYKGGVEKPILHGEVNFEKILEVHSQHHRSVSEEVGSTCRSHETRHREGNMGACITALKTETKNVDTEEKLCGGKGIAKISASQKARRNCKRLGSQKRRKWIRSNVMNISLEEETESKPLDQVTNDEDGRSRSQTSSSLKSWSKLSKSSSSASWEELDCNTSNKLPRDWPQREKGSVDEQCCTASVEFTEENVQVGSLHSLSFKTHHLALQESQDGCSGPSQHSLKNDVLFANRLADTVSASREGLSQETEPERDASKQKAGEANNTESKNNAVPFIDLQGPHSSGPNRSERETISSSLAELESFEMVESRTKDSSRDLSVNHSPTQCSLVEGNVIDAERYKSETDPLSRNNFVWIDPEGDTVDSTEDLSVEPHKPTVAATTYVSNKPTIANDSFVYNWINKSSSEMAGNGSFEMPDIDTQADTEDGWEIAFSNRGSSGNNSLAMNVPRPELNPSGVKMPEDDGLNDCTTTEEDEAEKSRNFWNSSHSSSSSLKSWYKSSHFSSSFSELESPSFLNSSGSSFVFVPGRTKEQILKTRLLEDNDYEKLLSGVEHNWLVQRLETTGLFKTRQLHKAYSALLLKYSKISGLWTGQETAVYIGDYLSVAKEGKQRNAFWIHFLHQEETLGRYVGKQYKEEKGLLHHFSDVERQMTAQYYVTEFNKRLYEQKIPTQIFYIPSAVLLILEDKSIKGCVSVEPYILGEFVKLSNNTKVVKTEYKATEYGLAFGHFSYEFSHGTEVVVDLQGWVTGNGKGLIYLTDPQIHSLNGKDVSHTTNFGEKGIYYFFNNQHIECNEICHCLSLKRPSVAEPN; translated from the exons GTGTATTTGAAAGCCTCCATCATGGTCAAAGACTTTGGAACAGCAGCTGCTATTGTGTTCCTGATTGACCGATTCTTATATTGGGTGGATGCATCCAGCAAACTTCTTCAGATTGCCAAAGGCCTGCACAAGTTGCAGCCAGCCACGCCAATCGCCCCTCAGGTGGTTATTCGCCTAGCTCGTATCTCTGTAAATTCAG gaaaacttTTAAAAGCTGAGTATATCCTAAGCAGAATTATAAATGACAATGGAGCAACAG GCGTGTGGTTGTATGACAAGGAAAGTGATCGAATTCTTGTTCAGTCAGTCTGTATACAGATCAGAGGACAGATTCTGCAAAAGCTTG GAATGTGGAATGGGGCAGCGGAACTGATTTGGGCTTCAATTGTGGGCTatttccaactccctcagccagATAAAAAG ggaATTGCTACATCATTGGATATTTTGGCTGATATCTTTGTTTCCATGAGTGAGGAAGATTATAACAGTTTTAAAAACAACTCTCAAGTTGACCTG AGCCTTCTCCAGGAGTTTGATCATCGCTTACTGTCAGCTGCTGAAGCCTGCAAGCTGGCAGCTGCCTTCAGCCAGTACACTCCACTTTTTGTGCTCACAGCGGTG AACATCCGTGGCACCTGCTTGTTGTCCTACAGTTACTCCAAAGAATGTCCTCCAGAGAAGAGAAAGTTCTATTTGTCTGAAGCTAAGGAATCCTTTGAAATTGGTCTCCTCACTAAGAATGAAAATGACCCTGTCACTAGCAGGCAGGAGCTTCATAGTTTCATTAAAGCAGCTTTCTGCCTTACAACTGTTCATCTGCAACTCTATGGGGAAAGTGAGAGACTCTGTGAGGTGAGACAGCTGTGTTGCGAAGCTTTGGAGAAACTGTACATTTACAGTACTTCACCATTTACAGAAGATCAAGACAAAGGAACACTTGCCAAGGAGATCATGTGTTTGATTGCATCTGTCAAGGAGCATTTAGAAGTACAAAGCTTCCCTAATTCAGATGCAAGGTCTTATGTTCCTGACAGCTACAAAGGTGGAGTGGAAAAGCCTATCTTGCATGGTGAAGTGAATTTTGAGAAAATCCTTGAAGTACATTCCCAGCATCACAGGTCAGTGAGTGAAGAGGTTGGAAGTACTTGCAGGAGCCATGAAACCAGGCACAGAGAAGGCAATATGGGAGCTTGCATCACTGCCTTAAAAACTGAAACTAAAAATGTAGACACCGAAGAAAAATTGTGCGGTGGTAAGGGCATTGCCAAAATCTCCGCTTCACAAAAAGCAAGAAGAAACTGCAAGAGACTCGGTAGCCAGAAAAGAAGGAAATGGATTCGTTCTAATGTAATGAATATCTCCCTTGAAGAAGAAACGGAGAGCAAGCCATTAGACCAAGTTACAAATGATGAAGATGGCCGAAGCAGGAGTCAAACCTCAAGCTCTTTGAAATCTTGGAGCAAATTGTCGAAATCAAGCTCCTCTGCTAGCTGGGAGGAACTAGATTGTAACACTAGCAATAAGCTGCCCAGAGATTGGCCACAAAGGGAAAAGGGCTCAGTGGACGAGCAGTGTTGCACAGCCTCAGTTGAATTTACAGAGGAAAATGTTCAGGTTGGTAGCCTGCACTCATTGTCCTTCAAAACTCATCATCTCGCTCTTCAAGAGTCACAAGATGGCTGTTCAGGTCCCTCTCAGCATTCATTAAAGAATGATGTACTCTTTGCTAATAGACTGGCAGATACGGTCTCAGCTTCCAGGGAAGGGCTCTCGCAGGAGACAGAACCTGAAAGGGATGCCTCAAAACAGAAAGCAGGGGAAGCCAATAATACAGAGTCCAAGAACAATGCTGTTCCCTTTATAGACTTACAGGGTCCCCATTCTTCTGGTCCCAACAGATCTGAGAGGGAGACGATTTCCTCTTCCTTGGCAGAATTAGAATCCTTTGAAATGGTTGAGTCCAGAACCAAGGACAGCAGTAGAGACCTCAGTGTTAATCACAGCCCTACTCAATGCAGCCTAGTGGAAGGAAATGTAATAGATGCTGAAAGGTATAAAAGTGAAACAGACCCATTATCTAGAAATAATTTTGTATGGATTGACCCAGAAGGAGATACTGTAGACAGTACAGAAGATCTATCAGTTGAACCCCACAAGCCTACTGTGGCTGCTACTACATATGTAAGCAACAAGCCAACAATAGCCAATGATTCCTTTGTATATAACTGGATTAATAAATCATCTTCTGAAATGGCTGGAAATGGGTCTTTTGAAATGCCTGACATTGACACACAGGCAGATACAGAAGATGGATGGGAGATTGCCTTTAGCAATAGAGGGAGCTCAGGAAACAACTCACTGGCCATGAATGTTCCAAGACCTGAACTTAACCCATCAGGGGTGAAGATGCCAGAAGATGATGGCTTGAATGACTGCACTACCACTGAGGAAGATGAAGCGGAAAAGTCCAGGAACTTTTGGAATAGCAGCCACAGCTCAAGCTCCTCTCTGAAATCCTGGTACAAATCATCTCATTTTTCTAGCAGTTTCTCTGAACTAGAGAGTCCTTCATTTCTGAACTCCAGTGGGAGCTCATTTGTCTTTGTGCCTGGGAGAACCAAAGAACAAATCCTGAAAACCCGCCTTTTAGAGGATAATGACTATGAGAAGCTCCTGTCAGGTGTTGAGCATAACTGGCTAGTGCAGAGACTGGAGACTACTGGATTGTTTAAGACTAGACAACTCCATAAAGCATATT CTGCTCTTCTTCTGAAATACTCCAAGATATCTGGGCTGTGGACAGGCCAGGAAACAGCTGTATATATTGGAGACTACCTGAGCGTGGCAAAGGAAGGCAAACAAAGGAATGCGTTTTGGATACACTTTCTGCATCAAGAAGAAACTCTGGGAAG GTATGTTGGGAAACAGTATAAAGAAGAAAAGGGGCTTCTTCACCATTTCAGTGATGTGGAGCGACAAATGACTGCTCAGTACTACGTGACGGAATTCAACAAAAGGCTGTATGAGCAGAAGATCCCAACACAAATCTTTTACATCCCCTCTGCAGTACTCCTG ATCTTAGAAGACAAATCTATCAAAGGATGTGTGAGTGTGGAGCCCTATATTCTGGGAGAGTTTGTGAAGCTATCTAATAACACAAAAGTGGTGAAGACAGAGTACAAAGCCACTGAGTATGGCTTGGCCTTTGGCCACTTCTCCTATGAGTTTTCCCATGGCACAGAGGTGGTTGTCGATTTGCAAG GTTGGGTGACAGGCAATGGAAAAGGCCTCATCTACCTCACAGACCCCCAAATTCATTCTCTTAATGGGAAAGATGTTTCACACACCACCAACTTTGGGGAGAAAGGAATTTATTACTTCTTCAATAATCAACATATTGAGTGCAATGAAATCTGCCATTGTCTTTCTTTAAAGAGGCCTTCAGTAGCAGAACCTAACTAG